A genomic window from Glaciihabitans sp. INWT7 includes:
- the pstA gene encoding phosphate ABC transporter permease PstA, which yields MTNLLEASTDSPLASARTWTHPEPTNDSASGKREVRRSTGTIRVVDVIRAVGCAAAAVGLTGWLFVFALPLQGALGFVVLAYLIFLALFTVLTAFDENGPAVRDRVISVIVQSLAFLMLLALAVVVIYTVSRGLVALPHLNFFTQDMSNAGPLDPVTRGGVLHAVAGTLIMITIALTISIPLGVTTAVFLSEFPGRYSRFVRTVVEAMTALPSIVAGLFIYATVIVFLGFNRSGFAASLAITVMMLPIIIRSADVVLRLVPGNLKEASRALGASTWRTVWHVTLPTARSGLTTAVILGTARGIGETSPVLLTAGATTYLNLNPLVGPMTSLPLTAFTFVKSPEPSMIARGFGTAAVLMALVVILFAIARLIGGRGPGQLTSRQRRTRARKSQEDSYRYLSRDARATTAMRKTSSPQLPPVPPSR from the coding sequence ATGACGAACCTTCTCGAAGCATCCACCGATTCCCCCCTGGCCAGCGCCCGAACCTGGACCCATCCGGAGCCGACCAATGACTCCGCCTCGGGCAAGCGCGAGGTGCGGAGGTCTACGGGCACCATCCGAGTCGTCGATGTCATCCGCGCGGTGGGTTGCGCGGCAGCAGCCGTCGGGCTTACCGGGTGGTTGTTCGTCTTCGCGCTCCCGCTTCAGGGAGCCCTCGGCTTCGTCGTACTCGCGTACCTGATTTTCTTGGCGCTTTTCACAGTGCTGACGGCATTCGACGAAAACGGTCCTGCGGTTCGCGACCGCGTGATCAGTGTGATCGTGCAGTCACTCGCATTCCTCATGCTTCTGGCGCTCGCTGTGGTGGTGATCTACACCGTCAGCAGAGGCCTCGTGGCGCTGCCTCACCTCAACTTCTTCACCCAAGACATGAGCAACGCGGGCCCGCTCGACCCGGTCACCCGCGGAGGCGTGCTCCACGCTGTCGCCGGAACGCTGATCATGATCACGATCGCCCTGACAATCAGCATTCCGCTGGGGGTGACGACCGCGGTCTTTCTCAGCGAGTTCCCCGGGCGCTACTCACGGTTCGTTCGCACGGTCGTCGAGGCGATGACGGCACTGCCCTCGATCGTGGCCGGCCTTTTCATCTATGCGACGGTGATCGTCTTCCTCGGCTTCAATCGTTCGGGATTCGCGGCCTCTCTTGCCATCACAGTGATGATGCTCCCCATCATCATCAGGTCGGCGGATGTCGTGTTGCGTCTCGTTCCCGGCAACCTCAAAGAGGCATCTAGGGCGCTCGGTGCCTCCACCTGGCGCACCGTCTGGCATGTCACTCTGCCCACCGCGAGATCGGGCCTCACGACCGCGGTGATTCTCGGAACGGCCCGCGGCATCGGCGAGACCTCACCGGTTCTGCTGACCGCGGGCGCGACAACATACCTCAACCTCAACCCCCTCGTCGGTCCGATGACGTCGCTTCCCCTCACCGCATTCACCTTCGTCAAGTCCCCGGAGCCGAGCATGATCGCGCGCGGCTTCGGCACGGCAGCTGTGCTCATGGCGCTAGTCGTCATCCTGTTCGCGATTGCGCGACTCATAGGGGGGCGCGGCCCGGGCCAGCTGACCAGCCGCCAGCGTCGCACCCGTGCCCGCAAATCCCAGGAGGACAGCTATCGGTATCTCAGCCGTGACGCACGAGCCACGACTGCGATGCGGAAAACCAGCTCACCCCAGCTCCCGCCGGTACCCCCGTCCCGCTAG
- a CDS encoding substrate-binding domain-containing protein: protein MLKKNKLRLGVVATLALAGLAFGTVAASADPNPAGFKALNGVGSDTIQDVMNGLSTVIPSIGSYDAQGTATIQTTAGGNAFKRPDGSGAGQQALSASADTTGGHLWNGVNIVGQVDFARSSSGPDSALPGTDLTFIPFAKDAVTFAVNSASDFPRDIAVGSAAQDSAAIKPFTLRNIYRCAVTSYLDGNGDPVTITPLLPQAGSGTRKFFLSTIGLTETQVAGCATDTVGGVSVQEHDGNLIRGAGAIVPFSVAQYLSQSNYKTLPTTVDERRGVIDLGRISSVKPIVLSNGVNVLNTSFPVTRSVYNVVQTSRLAEPAIAAAFVGSTSAVCANPTIIRNYGFAPLTGAACGTTTAKQGFKY, encoded by the coding sequence ATGTTGAAGAAGAACAAGCTGCGCCTCGGCGTGGTTGCCACGCTCGCGCTCGCGGGCCTGGCATTCGGTACGGTCGCGGCCTCGGCCGACCCGAACCCGGCCGGGTTCAAGGCGCTGAACGGTGTCGGTTCCGATACCATCCAGGACGTCATGAACGGTCTGTCGACGGTCATCCCGAGCATCGGATCGTATGACGCTCAGGGCACCGCGACCATCCAGACCACCGCGGGCGGTAACGCCTTCAAGCGTCCGGATGGCTCGGGCGCCGGCCAGCAGGCGCTCAGTGCCTCGGCCGACACCACCGGTGGCCACCTCTGGAACGGCGTCAACATCGTCGGCCAGGTCGACTTCGCCCGCAGCTCCAGCGGGCCGGACAGCGCCCTCCCGGGCACCGACCTCACCTTCATCCCGTTCGCCAAGGACGCGGTGACCTTCGCCGTGAACTCGGCGAGCGACTTCCCCCGCGACATCGCGGTCGGCTCCGCTGCGCAGGATTCGGCGGCCATCAAGCCGTTCACTCTCCGCAACATCTACCGCTGCGCCGTGACCTCCTACCTGGACGGCAACGGCGACCCGGTGACCATCACGCCGCTGCTTCCGCAGGCCGGATCCGGTACGCGCAAGTTCTTCCTGTCGACCATCGGTCTCACCGAGACCCAGGTCGCCGGCTGCGCCACCGACACCGTCGGAGGGGTGAGCGTCCAGGAGCACGATGGCAACCTCATCCGTGGCGCCGGTGCGATCGTGCCATTCTCGGTCGCCCAGTACCTCTCGCAGAGCAACTACAAGACGCTGCCGACGACCGTCGACGAGCGTCGCGGCGTGATCGACCTCGGTCGCATCTCGAGCGTCAAGCCCATCGTTCTGTCGAACGGCGTGAACGTGCTGAACACCAGCTTCCCGGTCACGCGGTCTGTCTACAACGTGGTTCAGACCTCGCGCCTGGCCGAGCCGGCCATCGCGGCCGCGTTCGTCGGTTCGACCTCTGCGGTGTGTGCCAACCCGACCATCATCCGTAACTACGGATTCGCCCCCCTCACCGGCGCGGCCTGTGGCACCACCACGGCCAAGCAGGGCTTCAAGTACTAA
- a CDS encoding NAD(P)-dependent oxidoreductase produces the protein MRIAVTGASGFIGGVIASALAMPELDHEVIGYGRTPGGWSYRSHVANASHYRIWDVARGRLTTDMHVDAVVHCAALADDWAPLETAMRANSEGTRNVVRSFPGARIVHLSTSSVYDAFGPTVNAVEAEAPATRFLSSYSQSKAAAEAQLVGTEAVILRPHAVYGAGDTTLLPRLLAGIRRGRLSLPEGAAVEHSLTHIDNLVAAVMLALEPGAPTGVFNIGDDAPVLLSEVLTELLAKKGRSDVTLHRIPYAAAFAFASAVELGHRMSGRGRPRVTRYAVSQLGLERTLDLTAARQQLGYRPRSTSLAGAERW, from the coding sequence ATGCGGATCGCGGTCACCGGCGCGAGCGGTTTCATCGGCGGCGTCATCGCGTCGGCCCTCGCGATGCCCGAGCTCGATCACGAGGTGATCGGGTATGGGCGCACGCCCGGCGGCTGGTCGTATCGCAGCCACGTGGCCAACGCCAGCCACTACCGCATCTGGGACGTCGCCCGAGGGCGGCTGACGACCGACATGCACGTGGATGCCGTCGTGCACTGCGCGGCCCTCGCCGACGACTGGGCGCCACTGGAAACGGCGATGCGGGCGAACAGTGAGGGAACGCGCAATGTCGTGCGCAGTTTCCCCGGGGCCCGCATCGTGCATCTGTCCACCTCGAGCGTGTACGACGCCTTCGGGCCGACCGTCAACGCGGTCGAGGCGGAGGCGCCGGCGACGCGATTCCTCAGCTCGTACTCGCAGTCGAAAGCGGCCGCGGAGGCCCAGCTTGTCGGCACCGAGGCCGTGATCCTGCGTCCGCACGCGGTCTACGGTGCCGGAGACACGACCCTCCTGCCCCGGCTGCTCGCGGGTATCCGCCGTGGCCGCCTCTCGTTGCCGGAGGGCGCCGCCGTCGAGCACAGCCTCACCCACATCGACAACCTCGTCGCTGCGGTGATGCTGGCGCTCGAGCCGGGGGCGCCAACCGGCGTCTTCAACATCGGGGACGATGCCCCCGTGCTTCTGAGCGAGGTGCTCACCGAGCTGCTCGCCAAGAAGGGGCGTTCGGATGTCACCCTCCACCGCATCCCCTACGCCGCAGCCTTCGCGTTCGCGTCGGCCGTCGAGCTCGGTCATCGCATGAGCGGGCGCGGTCGGCCCAGGGTCACCCGCTATGCGGTGAGCCAGCTGGGTCTCGAGCGAACGCTCGACCTGACCGCGGCCCGGCAGCAGCTCGGCTACCGCCCGCGTTCCACGAGCCTCGCCGGCGCCGAGCGCTGGTAG
- the pstS gene encoding phosphate ABC transporter substrate-binding protein PstS — MSPHTSRRRVLRALRVTTAVTVAFAMLAIPVVSAPAPAQAVGSTYYPVSGAGSTWSANALQQWIRNVFDNYRWKVTFDDSGSSAGRQLFGQGTVDFAVSEIPYALSGSDSTDPRPSRQFAYMPIVAGGTSFMYNLVIGGKRVTNLRLSGDSVAKIFTGVITKWNDPAIAADNPKLALPGTPIVPVVRSDGSGTTAQFTSWMRSQYPSIWSAYCAKAGRSNCGITSNYPTVAGSSFVAQSGSNGVAGYTAQTQSAGAITYVEYSYALNSGFPVAKILNSAGYYTEPTASNVAVALLSAVINEDPTSPDYLTSQLKAVYTSADPRTYPLSSYSYMIIPTALQNGFTEDKGLTLADFASYFLCEGQQQAEVLGYSPLPINLAQAGLKQVLKIPGGNPKNKDTSGCNNPTFSADGTNKLAATAPQPQACDKKGADQCLTGTGGSKGSTAASAGTGGASGGKAGAAAPTAGGAAGAAGASGGGAATVDKNGSAVIDLTSSASRIVAGSPVELPGQALGMPAILLMSGAGLLLLLLMLLPPLIGRRRAAMAGAPRGPTKASRPRKQAKPIVHLPARFTSRGRADASPSDS, encoded by the coding sequence GTGAGCCCCCATACCTCCCGACGGCGTGTGCTGCGCGCCTTGCGCGTGACGACTGCTGTCACCGTCGCTTTCGCGATGCTGGCCATCCCGGTGGTCTCCGCCCCCGCGCCCGCCCAGGCCGTCGGCTCGACCTACTACCCGGTGTCCGGTGCCGGCTCAACCTGGTCGGCGAATGCCCTGCAGCAGTGGATCCGCAACGTGTTCGACAACTACCGCTGGAAGGTCACCTTCGACGACTCCGGGTCCTCGGCCGGCCGGCAGCTGTTCGGCCAAGGCACGGTCGACTTCGCCGTCTCCGAGATCCCCTACGCGCTGTCGGGCAGCGACAGCACCGACCCCCGTCCGTCCCGCCAGTTCGCGTACATGCCGATCGTCGCCGGAGGCACGTCGTTCATGTACAACCTCGTCATCGGGGGCAAGCGTGTCACCAACCTCCGGCTCTCCGGTGACAGCGTCGCGAAGATCTTCACCGGCGTGATCACCAAGTGGAACGACCCGGCAATCGCGGCCGACAACCCGAAGCTCGCCCTGCCGGGCACCCCGATCGTGCCGGTCGTGCGATCCGACGGCTCGGGCACCACCGCCCAGTTCACCTCGTGGATGCGGTCGCAGTACCCCTCGATCTGGAGCGCGTACTGCGCCAAAGCGGGTCGAAGCAACTGCGGCATCACGTCCAACTATCCGACGGTCGCCGGCTCGTCCTTCGTGGCGCAGTCGGGCTCCAACGGCGTCGCCGGCTACACGGCCCAGACCCAGTCGGCAGGAGCGATCACCTACGTCGAATACTCCTACGCGCTCAACTCCGGATTCCCGGTGGCGAAGATCCTCAACTCGGCCGGCTACTACACCGAGCCGACCGCCTCGAACGTCGCGGTCGCCCTTCTGTCCGCAGTGATCAACGAGGATCCGACCTCGCCGGACTACCTGACCTCCCAGCTCAAGGCGGTCTATACGAGCGCAGATCCGCGCACCTATCCGCTGTCGTCGTATTCGTACATGATCATCCCCACCGCCCTTCAGAACGGCTTCACCGAAGACAAAGGCCTGACCCTCGCCGACTTCGCGTCGTACTTCCTCTGCGAGGGCCAGCAGCAGGCCGAGGTGCTCGGCTACTCACCCCTCCCCATCAACCTTGCCCAGGCCGGCTTGAAGCAGGTGTTGAAGATCCCCGGGGGCAACCCGAAGAACAAGGACACCAGCGGATGCAACAACCCCACCTTCTCCGCGGATGGCACCAACAAGCTCGCCGCGACAGCACCGCAGCCCCAGGCCTGTGACAAGAAGGGCGCCGACCAGTGCCTCACGGGCACGGGCGGGAGCAAGGGTTCGACGGCAGCCAGCGCTGGCACGGGGGGTGCCTCTGGCGGCAAGGCCGGAGCGGCTGCGCCCACTGCGGGCGGTGCCGCTGGCGCCGCGGGCGCGTCGGGTGGTGGTGCTGCAACGGTGGATAAGAACGGCAGCGCGGTGATCGACCTCACCAGCTCTGCCTCGCGAATCGTCGCCGGTTCGCCCGTCGAGCTGCCAGGCCAGGCACTGGGGATGCCGGCGATACTCCTGATGAGCGGAGCGGGCCTCCTGCTCCTTCTCCTGATGCTGCTACCGCCACTCATCGGCCGACGACGGGCGGCGATGGCTGGCGCCCCACGAGGTCCGACGAAGGCCTCACGTCCGCGAAAGCAGGCGAAGCCAATTGTTCACCTTCCGGCCCGTTTTACGTCACGCGGCCGTGCCGATGCTTCACCTTCGGACTCATAA
- a CDS encoding TMEM175 family protein, with translation MGETNRAYDRVLRYGSNSDRVQFFSDAVFAIAMTLLVIDITVPVIANGPSVTQATLDPKLWKALGDEFPQFLAYGLSFAVIGASWAGHHRMFALMRRFDGSLVSMNLLLLFFIAFVPFPTSLLSEYGSTMPAVVLYAGNVVVISLLQFALLAYAHRRGYLDERVDVGMYRYIRRNLLTAPVIFLLSIPLGFIFGAVWALYFWIALLPVNIIVGRFEPRVIPKKPLAL, from the coding sequence ATGGGAGAAACGAACCGGGCCTATGACCGTGTGCTCCGTTATGGCTCGAACTCCGACCGAGTTCAGTTCTTCAGCGATGCGGTGTTCGCCATCGCCATGACACTCCTGGTGATCGATATCACCGTGCCTGTGATCGCCAATGGGCCGTCGGTGACCCAGGCCACGCTGGATCCGAAGCTCTGGAAGGCACTCGGCGACGAGTTCCCGCAGTTCCTGGCCTACGGGCTCAGCTTCGCGGTGATCGGAGCAAGTTGGGCAGGGCACCACCGCATGTTCGCCTTGATGCGCCGATTCGACGGCTCGCTCGTCTCGATGAATCTTCTGCTGCTCTTCTTCATCGCATTCGTGCCATTCCCGACCAGTCTGCTCAGCGAATACGGAAGCACGATGCCGGCGGTGGTGCTCTATGCGGGCAATGTCGTCGTGATCAGCCTGTTGCAATTCGCACTCCTGGCCTACGCCCATCGGCGCGGCTATCTCGACGAGAGGGTGGATGTCGGAATGTATCGCTACATCCGCCGCAACCTCCTGACGGCCCCGGTGATCTTCCTGCTCTCGATCCCCCTCGGTTTCATTTTCGGAGCGGTCTGGGCCCTCTATTTCTGGATCGCACTGTTGCCCGTCAACATCATCGTCGGCCGCTTTGAGCCCCGTGTGATACCCAAGAAACCGCTTGCACTTTAA
- a CDS encoding cytochrome P450, whose translation MPVAEDLTAPVHERRLAPWRDGRGAGAAAHEHRLLTAARPALPWLNWVGTFAKPLLRVPRLGWITADPLTARAVLNDPEHFTLLSEGGVGHLWAQILGDWVYDLFDGAGHYDLRTRSRELFTEKTSVSFVATAWGDRMTRARASFEAGEPLDVADLSRILVGQMVVTLLGMNVPDATDETYRSIFETGEDLAAIALGTTSDTVLPAEKIAKARQIVERLTGHIDASFATAPSSSVIGRCRDLGLSVRETKGLSTLLMVAGTETAASAMARTAALLFDTGEQHRLIEHPEFTEGAVREALRVTSPAPIIGRSVLADLEIGGRTLRAGERIVVLTWTANNLAGEYRVDRAYIPQNRQLWFGAGRHLCLGGPLARAELTAMVQLLVGDGTPFRVVSREYGKRVLIPAYRSLVVQKAGSRYGR comes from the coding sequence GTGCCCGTTGCTGAGGACCTCACCGCCCCCGTCCACGAACGCCGACTGGCGCCGTGGCGGGACGGACGCGGCGCCGGAGCCGCCGCCCACGAGCACCGGCTGCTCACGGCCGCGCGGCCCGCACTCCCCTGGCTCAACTGGGTCGGCACCTTCGCCAAGCCACTGCTCCGGGTGCCGAGGCTCGGCTGGATCACGGCGGATCCGCTCACCGCGCGAGCGGTGCTCAACGACCCGGAGCACTTCACCCTGCTGAGCGAGGGCGGGGTCGGGCACCTCTGGGCGCAGATCCTCGGTGACTGGGTCTACGACCTCTTCGACGGCGCCGGGCACTACGACCTCCGAACCCGCAGCCGCGAACTCTTCACCGAGAAGACAAGTGTCTCGTTCGTGGCGACCGCCTGGGGTGATCGGATGACGCGTGCCCGGGCCTCCTTCGAGGCCGGTGAGCCGCTCGACGTGGCCGACCTCAGCCGCATCCTCGTCGGCCAGATGGTGGTCACCCTGCTCGGCATGAACGTTCCGGATGCCACGGACGAGACCTATCGCTCGATCTTCGAAACCGGTGAGGATCTCGCCGCTATCGCGCTCGGCACGACCTCCGACACCGTGCTCCCCGCCGAGAAGATCGCGAAGGCCCGGCAGATCGTGGAGAGGCTCACCGGCCACATCGACGCGTCTTTCGCCACCGCACCCTCCTCGTCCGTGATCGGCCGATGCCGCGATCTCGGGCTCTCGGTGCGGGAGACGAAGGGTCTCTCGACGCTGTTGATGGTCGCGGGCACCGAGACCGCGGCATCCGCCATGGCGCGCACCGCCGCCCTGCTCTTCGACACCGGAGAACAGCACCGGCTGATCGAGCATCCGGAGTTCACCGAGGGAGCCGTGCGGGAGGCGTTGCGAGTGACATCGCCCGCCCCAATCATCGGCCGGTCCGTTCTCGCCGACCTCGAGATCGGCGGTCGCACCCTCAGGGCAGGGGAACGCATCGTCGTGCTCACCTGGACCGCCAACAACCTCGCCGGTGAGTACCGTGTCGATCGCGCGTACATCCCGCAGAACCGCCAGCTCTGGTTCGGGGCCGGGCGGCACCTGTGCCTCGGCGGTCCGCTCGCCCGGGCGGAACTCACGGCGATGGTGCAGCTGCTGGTGGGCGACGGCACGCCGTTCCGGGTCGTCTCGCGAGAGTACGGCAAGCGGGTGCTGATTCCGGCCTATCGGTCCCTCGTGGTGCAGAAGGCCGGGTCTCGATACGGGCGCTGA
- a CDS encoding Ig-like domain-containing protein, producing MNKSLKKIASLAVVGALVTGGLAFSAQAASADQLTNGTITITPTTGNSADVDFLNSIDVSTGCPVGYRDTSDTQIFQGTTRLGSVSLTRNSASPYGDWGFTGNAIHGDRLIAPTNGYLSNRSLNATTQGTIVNGVGTTDANFELRVYCYADNFNRNYTTDKYFSLAMSINANGDWKVGSSVVVPVPAQATTVSLTGALAGANTAALTATVKDSTNATATAAPGAVQFLEGTTVLGTAPVAAGVASFTSGALSVGSHAITAKYLSSDTVGWANSALSGVATVVVPPVAAAPGQTVIDVTVPTGTGVLSYAGLQSTISLGQAVLTGGLFKASGDLGPITITDTRQLGSSSWSLTGVATDFTSGTKVIDGKYLGWKPALVGTSNAGVAGAEVLPAPGSANGLKTASALSTGSVVDGITSTVVGAKLNLAAPGNTPGGLYTATLTLTLL from the coding sequence ATGAATAAATCCCTCAAGAAGATCGCGTCCCTCGCGGTCGTCGGCGCCCTTGTGACGGGTGGCCTCGCGTTCTCCGCGCAGGCCGCCTCGGCCGACCAGCTGACCAATGGCACCATCACCATCACCCCCACCACCGGAAACTCGGCCGATGTGGACTTCCTCAACAGCATCGACGTCTCGACGGGTTGCCCGGTGGGCTACCGCGACACGAGCGACACGCAGATCTTCCAGGGCACCACCCGCCTCGGATCTGTTTCGCTCACCCGCAACTCGGCGAGCCCATACGGCGACTGGGGCTTCACGGGCAACGCGATCCACGGCGACCGCCTGATCGCGCCGACCAACGGCTACCTCTCCAACCGTTCGCTCAATGCCACCACGCAGGGAACGATCGTCAACGGTGTCGGCACAACGGATGCGAATTTCGAACTGCGCGTCTACTGCTACGCGGACAACTTCAACCGCAACTACACGACGGACAAGTATTTCTCCCTCGCCATGTCGATCAACGCCAACGGTGACTGGAAGGTCGGCTCCTCTGTCGTCGTTCCCGTCCCCGCGCAAGCCACCACGGTCTCGCTGACCGGTGCGCTCGCCGGTGCCAACACGGCGGCCCTCACGGCCACCGTGAAGGACTCGACGAACGCCACCGCCACCGCCGCTCCTGGAGCCGTCCAGTTCCTCGAGGGCACGACGGTGCTCGGTACGGCTCCGGTCGCTGCCGGAGTCGCATCGTTCACCTCTGGCGCGCTGTCCGTCGGCTCCCACGCGATCACGGCCAAGTACCTCAGCAGCGACACCGTCGGATGGGCCAACTCGGCTCTCTCCGGTGTTGCAACTGTCGTCGTGCCGCCGGTCGCCGCCGCACCAGGCCAGACCGTCATCGACGTGACCGTTCCGACCGGAACCGGAGTGCTCTCGTACGCGGGCCTCCAGAGCACCATCTCGCTCGGACAGGCGGTCCTCACCGGCGGACTGTTCAAGGCCTCGGGTGACCTCGGCCCGATCACCATCACGGACACCCGCCAGCTCGGATCCTCGAGCTGGAGCCTCACCGGAGTCGCCACCGACTTCACCTCCGGCACGAAGGTCATCGATGGCAAGTACCTGGGTTGGAAGCCGGCTCTCGTCGGCACCTCCAATGCGGGAGTCGCCGGCGCCGAGGTGCTGCCAGCTCCCGGTTCGGCCAACGGGCTGAAGACCGCGAGTGCCCTCTCCACTGGCTCGGTCGTCGACGGCATCACCAGCACCGTCGTCGGAGCCAAGCTCAACCTCGCCGCGCCGGGCAACACGCCCGGTGGGCTCTACACGGCAACCCTCACGCTGACGCTCCTCTAA
- the pstC gene encoding phosphate ABC transporter permease subunit PstC, producing MSPSDPVTDLKDRLAEVDATEALPLVPADKPRTLRSATDIPDRIFRVVASGSGTIVLIVMGLVGLFLAIRGYQALSVAGPKFLTEPSWNPNSGTFGIAAVLSGTFFIALTALVTAVPLALGTALYISEYAPGRIRGVLVSIVDLMAAVPSVVYGLWGVFFLSPAILPLSQWISTYFGWIPIFAVSGFDPNDPLSSPTVFSASTFIAGIVVGLMVAPIASSIMREVFTQAPIGEREGALALGSTRWGMIRSVVLPFGRGGIIGGTMLGLGRALGETIAVYLIISPVFVIQPHILEKGTNSIAALIALRYNEASAFEISALMAAGLTLFLVTLVVNFGASTIIARSRSGSQSD from the coding sequence ATGTCACCCAGTGACCCCGTGACCGACCTGAAGGACCGCCTCGCGGAGGTCGATGCCACGGAGGCACTCCCTCTGGTGCCCGCCGACAAGCCACGCACCCTCCGATCCGCCACTGACATTCCCGATCGGATTTTCCGGGTGGTGGCGAGCGGAAGCGGAACGATCGTGCTGATCGTCATGGGGCTCGTCGGTCTGTTCCTCGCTATTCGTGGTTATCAGGCTCTCTCCGTGGCCGGGCCGAAATTTCTCACGGAGCCGTCCTGGAATCCGAACTCCGGCACCTTCGGAATCGCCGCGGTGCTGAGCGGCACTTTCTTCATCGCGCTGACCGCGCTCGTGACCGCCGTCCCACTCGCGCTGGGAACCGCGCTCTATATCAGCGAATACGCACCGGGTCGGATTCGTGGCGTGCTGGTGAGCATCGTCGACCTCATGGCGGCGGTGCCTAGCGTCGTCTACGGACTGTGGGGAGTGTTCTTCCTCAGCCCGGCGATCCTGCCGCTCTCGCAGTGGATCAGCACCTACTTCGGTTGGATTCCGATCTTCGCCGTTTCGGGCTTCGACCCGAACGACCCGCTCTCGAGCCCGACGGTGTTCAGCGCATCGACCTTCATCGCGGGCATCGTGGTCGGCCTGATGGTCGCCCCTATCGCCAGCTCGATCATGCGGGAGGTCTTCACCCAGGCACCGATCGGGGAGCGCGAGGGGGCCCTCGCTCTCGGCTCCACCAGGTGGGGCATGATCCGCAGCGTGGTTCTGCCCTTCGGACGCGGTGGCATCATCGGCGGCACGATGCTCGGACTCGGACGGGCGCTCGGCGAGACCATCGCGGTCTATCTGATCATCTCGCCGGTGTTCGTCATCCAGCCCCACATTCTCGAGAAGGGGACCAACTCCATCGCCGCCCTCATCGCGCTTCGCTACAACGAGGCATCCGCCTTCGAGATCTCGGCGCTGATGGCAGCCGGTCTCACCCTCTTTCTGGTGACCCTCGTCGTGAATTTCGGCGCTTCGACGATCATCGCCCGCAGCCGATCAGGGAGCCAGAGCGACTGA